Genomic window (Dolosigranulum savutiense):
ACCAAGATTTTGTCGAACTGTTCTGAGCCATATTTCGCAACAACTTCACGTGCATCCAACACGTCTACTCGGCTCTGCTCTTCTTGTTTTTGACGATGGAGTGACGCTTTAATTAGTGATATTTTATGCTCATGAATATCAGTGCTCAGCAGTTGCCCACCGGAGGATTTATCTAGATACGTTGCTATATGGGCTGATTTTCCGCCTGGCGCGGCACATGCGTCCCAAACATAATCTGCTGGCTCAACTTCAAGCGCTGGTGCAACTAACATTGCGGCTTCATCTTGAATGGTGATGGCCCCTTGCTGGAATAATTCGGTATCTGTCGGTAAGCCCCCTTGAATGATGAGCCCCACCGGAGATAGCTCACTCCGCGTCACTTCAAATCCTGCTACTTGCAATTGTTCTAATGCTTCATCTCGTGACAACTGTTGGGTATTCACTCGCACCGAGACATGCGCCCGCTGGTTGAAACTTTGGGCAATGGCTTCAGTGGTCGCTTCCCCATAATCGGCAACTAATTGCTTAACTAACCAATCCGGCAAGCTATATTGCGTGCCGATTCGCTCAACTTTTGACGTAATATCGTCCAGATTTTTTAATGGATGACGATCAATATTGCGTAAAACACCATTCACTAGCCCAGATATCCCCCGATGACCGCGACGCTTCGCATATTGAACAGCTTCATTAATTGCCGCATACGTTGGAATCTGATCTAAAAAAACTAATTGATAGACCGCGACACGCAATAATTGGCGCACCCATCCATCTAATTTTTGTGACGGTTTTAAAAACTTCGATAAATAATAATCAATTAGTCGTTTATTTTGCATCACACCATAAACAAGTTCGGTCAATAGTGCTCGCTCTTGCAGTGACAGGTCCTCTTCTGTAATGACCTGATTTAAGATCAAATTAGTATAGGCCCCATCTTGTTCCGTACGTTCTAATAATTGAACAGCTAATTCTCTAGCGGTTGGTTTGCTCAAATTGCATCCCTTCTTCTATCATTGT
Coding sequences:
- the rsmB gene encoding 16S rRNA (cytosine(967)-C(5))-methyltransferase RsmB, encoding MSKPTARELAVQLLERTEQDGAYTNLILNQVITEEDLSLQERALLTELVYGVMQNKRLIDYYLSKFLKPSQKLDGWVRQLLRVAVYQLVFLDQIPTYAAINEAVQYAKRRGHRGISGLVNGVLRNIDRHPLKNLDDITSKVERIGTQYSLPDWLVKQLVADYGEATTEAIAQSFNQRAHVSVRVNTQQLSRDEALEQLQVAGFEVTRSELSPVGLIIQGGLPTDTELFQQGAITIQDEAAMLVAPALEVEPADYVWDACAAPGGKSAHIATYLDKSSGGQLLSTDIHEHKISLIKASLHRQKQEEQSRVDVLDAREVVAKYGSEQFDKILVDAPCSGIGLLRRKPDIRFQKSAHTSQELAERQLDILTAAAKALKVGGRLVYATCTILKEENEAVIATFLKEHPNFQLSPIKVEHQVLVNEGMVTILPHQFESDGFFIAALEKITS